Proteins encoded in a region of the Drosophila sechellia strain sech25 chromosome 2L, ASM438219v1, whole genome shotgun sequence genome:
- the LOC6611627 gene encoding piezo-type mechanosensitive ion channel component isoform X8, protein MVFSYACMVLQRIVVPAVLVLAALMRPVGISFVYLLMFFVSPFVPLATRRNFKGSVTAFFIILLTLSTLVLLGHITLQILAVSLTLPIYNCSFSERLLRHIGFVSFIDLQPFAIIEWLVPEVLVFATSLGSYLTVKRVASQPVGAEQLENGEVVDGQAENAQTSSQPSGADANGGDVQQATVTTPLQQQQQQLRKRVSMISQHIHFEGLVKISPLFCLATLFFAAVLRPSVPGGFYFLIFLLAGTYWATCQTLQRGFALLLRCVMVVLVLHSLSIVSYQTPWMQSHLNHTTLTARLIGLEPLIESYCSPDIRVFLYNNKLSLDSYLNPFALFFAYFALALTTKHLIKPRVSLRRDQRATLNEPTETTPLVRQSTRKAGKAQPLESGSSVAPSVTQRGNDIQLDSMEQRSEQENTTTSILDQISYGFVSVGGFIYQNSYIFTNILMMAWSIVYHSWLTFVLLLWANVLWMIPNQRKAMMRSSPFIVLYAEALLIAQYIYGMDLNNEELPTSVPTAGINLQQIGFERPIENQMRPCVPLIVKTAFVLMFWVTSRQFFKEKRDRRRDSTLADIIAPLQITVGSAGSSYLINDGKKTSKFLKKAGDVIKNLLVRLWIWLLVLVIFLCAITGENMTGFRICYMALFLFFLLVFQSSSKAWVKIMYGFWLFLIFYAMSILILIYTYQFDKFDKYWSDYLNVSATLQKDIGLKRYQTKDLFLHLVSPTIIVILTVIQVHYFHKRFIASLQQQPLAGGSAHQKPTETTALEPAPSKRRGSAGSLRRSQGPSAEAAPGATTDFETSVRDLVRISFRKIKNKSEYIFKNFKDVFWRFLELHIMKAVYIAAFVCSVSEVCVLHIIFVGFCVLGATSRKAVQVVISRLISFIVTVIVLSKMIYQIEYLSHSQHNVVCSDNRTANNAEWIGLTKADKVTGGLMSLLRTYIIYMVIATMHAVISLRQLQMRVKIGALNAPPTKLLFPNIIRADAEKDLVGLVKYLLNFGFYKFGIEISLIALVSTITYRQDIVAVVYALWLVVLLLLRRSQCAKIWGVFQAFFAISILTQYIVLVGLPPSSCLVFPWDEGPFGEGIQRWTMLPGALHFNHVPKLIFDFIVLVILNRQKSIFCIEQRYASNDDYPGGSNRSVIADIAQLGRVPFDNPTHDFCSYIRNYSDILKNGVLCGFYWFTLAVVFLAGTNIADLLALGYLIGAFIFLWQGSDFYLRPIHTIIFRWKWLLAFNVANILIKTSFQMAGCLFMTQLTKDCCWLVHMLGITCTSNVLTEQIMLPEEAELALKPGECPKITHQVVLLWDTICFAFIIFQLRIFKSHYFCHIITDTKANNILASRGADIIESLRHKQIAHRHDHEKQVLHKIKRKMERIRATQQKMLRPLDKQTHFDEHGYPLPAPTVRRRKEIKLHPHATRAGDYYMFEEMDDKFELDLIHDEIDFLEEENITESEMKMQRRKTLYDKSKDAPPGEFPSTSKGISKERDAATASSSASPAPTRDVGDLPVIPPPSTGLGREQTSKETSDSKSKMEVDSGEVTAKDSDEDFDTNPIIRLLEGFLVTLTIRLNRFSRNYRFVNRILAGEKKTLKESSSLNRLGLSSAAAMFHFLKSNLESDESDPPASSSTPRRVVIAPTNATEHSDPTSTTLNTNTTTTPLSPPEPLQPTTTSTPQQQHQHIRAAEEIIELPVDTVDGVAHRKQSINSSPPAKGTMLSRKSDCGLPEIRIKAPSVERGAHYYHNHHSGGGSGSLSKHWSYEQVDSAGEFNLEEENFAQRDHHIIVEVLISSWYALLANTDLICYIVVFINQVVNASLISLPLPIMVFLWGTLSLPRPTKTFWVTLIAYTQAIVLIKCIFQFKLIWSNYHQLPNQPLTPAKIFGVENKAHYAIYDLILLLVLFLHRYLLKSQGLWKSGYKDTDNQFTKPTASIDERDDSDNLSQPDSRQLNDDAAQKLSLQVSQASLPGSPEFSKTGINQLERTKYTSSLYKFFFSLVHKSRLATDVYALMFLCDFVNFFVLLFGFTAFGTQQTESDEGVQTYLAENKVPIPFLIMLLVQFLLIVIDRALYLRKALVNKIIFHFFSVIGIHIWMFFVVPAVTERTFNSLAPPIIFYVIKCFYMLLSSYQIKSGYPKRILGNFFTKGFSMVNMIAFKVYMQIPFLYELRTILDWVCIDSTMTIFDWLKMEDIFSNIYLIRCTRQSETDFPAMRAQKKASLSKLIMGGTVVLLIVICIWGPLCLFALGNAVGTSNVPFHVSLSIRIGPYDPIYTTNNYDSIFEINPEMYSQMTNAYIKEKQALTFIAGYDATDVAAVRLAGNSPSLWNIAPPDRQRLLNDLRNNHTLKARFSYSLTRKAPAKGLKENVGDEHAISLDESFEGRAALIHMLSETHDVEPIHSNGTTNGTTPEVEEVVVIPGMIPKFIKVLNSGDAAVVSVLSPKHYDYRPLVIKMHRDNETNGLWWEIRDYCNDTFYNETLSKFAYNNCTSGIVMYTFNDKKFPSTFSFLTAGGIIGLYTTFVLLASRFMKSFIGGQNRKIMFEDLPYVDRVLQLCLDIYLVREALEFALEEDLFAKLLFLYRSPETLIKWTRPKEEYVDDDGDTDSIPSRMSVRRPEQLQPQQPQ, encoded by the exons ATGGTCTTCAGCTATGCGTGCATGGTGCTCCAGCGCATCGTGGTGCCAGCGGTCCTGGTACTCG CTGCCCTGATGCGACCAGTGGGCATATCCTTTGTGTACCTTCTGATGTTCTTTGTGTCGCCCTTCGTTCCGCTGGCCACGCGACGCAACTTCAAAGGATCTGTGACTGCCTTCTTCATCATCCTGCTGACGCTGAGCACGCTGGTCCTCTTGGGTCACATAACGCTCCAGATTCTGGCGGTCAGCCTCACGTTGCCCATCTACAACTGCTCGTTCAGTGAGCGTCTGCTGCGTCACATTGGCTTCGTGAGCTTTATTGATCTACA gcCCTTTGCCATCATCGAATGGCTGGTGCCTGAGGTGTTGGTTTTCGCCACCTCCCTGGGTTCGTATCTCACGGTGAAGCGAGTGGCCTCTCAGCCCGTCGGCGCCGAGCAGCTGGAGAACGGCGAAGTGGTCGATGGCCAGGCGGAAAATGCCCAGACATCTTCTCAGCCATCTGGCGCAGATGCCAATGGAGGAGATGTGCAACAGGCCACGGTCACCACGCcactgcagcaacagcagcagcagctgaggAAACGAGTGTCCATGATCAGCCAGCACATTCACTTTGAGGGCTTGGTCAAGATCT CTCCTCTGTTCTGCCTGGCCACGCTGTTCTTTGCGGCCGTGCTGCGTCCCTCGGTGCCTGGCGGATTTTACTTTCTCATTTTCCTGCTGGCCGGCACCTACTGGGCAACATGCCAGACGCTGCAACG GGGCTTTGCTTTGTTGCTGCGCTGCGTGATGGTCGTCCTCGTGCTGCACTCCCTGTCCATTGTATCCTACCAGACGCCATGGATGCAGAGCCACCTCAATCATACCACCCTGACAGCCCG GTTGATTGGACTGGAACCGCTTATTGAATCCTACTGCTCGCCGGATATACGAGTCTTTCTGTACAATAATAAGCTATCCCTGGACTCGTACCTCAATCCCTTTGCGTTGTTCTTTGCCTACTTCGCACTGGCCCTGACCACCAAGCATCTCATTAAGCCACGG GTTTCTTTGCGCCGAGATCAGCGTGCAACGTTGAATGAACCGACTGAGACGACGCCT TTGGTGCGCCAAAGCACGCGAAAGGCTGGAAAGGCCCAACCGCTGGAAAGTGGATCCTCGGTGGCGCCCAGTGTCACTCAGCGGGGCAATGACATTCAGCTGGACTCGATGGAGCAGCGATCGGAGCAGGAGAACACCACCACATCCATACTGGATCAAATATCGTATGGATTCGTCAGCGTGGGAGGATTCATATATCAGAACAGCTATATATTCACAAACATTCTTATGATG GCCTGGTCCATAGTGTATCACAGTTGGCTGACTTTTGTCCTGTTGCTGTGGGCCAACGTGCTATGGATGATTCCCAACCAGAGGAAGGCCATGATGCGGTCCAGTCCCTTTATAGTGTTGTATGCTGAGGCCCTGTTGATTGCCCAATACATATACGGCATGGATCTCAACAACGAAGAGCTGCCCACGAGCGTTCCC ACTGCGGGCATTAACCTGCAACAAATTGGCTTCGAACGACCCATCGAGAACCAAATGCGTCCATGTGTGCCGCTGATCGTGAAGACAGCGTTTGTGCTAATGTTTTGGGTGACGTCCCGACAGTTCTTCAAGGAGAAGCGCGATCGCCGAAGAGACAGCACTCTGGCGGACATCATTGCCCCACTGCAGATCACTGTGGGATCGGCTGGCTCCAGCTACCTCATCAACGATGGCAAGAAGACCTCAAAGTTCCTAAAAAAGGCCGGCGATGTGATCAAGAATCTACTGGTGCGCCTGTGGATCTGGCTACTCGTGCTGGttatcttcctttgcgccatCACTGGCGAGAACATGACCGGCTTCCGCATCTGCTACATGGCCCTGTTCCTATTCTTCTTGCTAGTTTTTCAATCGTCGTCCAAGGCGTGGGTTAAGATCATGTACGGCTTCTGGCTGTTTCTGATCTTCTATGCCATGTCCATACTTATATTGATTTACACATATCAATTCGACAAGTTCGACAAGTACTGGAGCGACTATCTCAATGTGTCAGCGACTTT GCAAAAGGATATCGGCCTTAAGCGCTATCAGACCAAGGATCTGTTCCTCCATTTGGTATCACCGACGATAATTGTGATCCTGACCGTCATCCAAGTGCACTACTTCCACAAGCGCTTCATCGCATCATTGCAACAGCAGCCGTTGGCTGGCGGATCGGCACATCAGAAACCCACGGAGACAACTGCCTTGGAACCGGCGCCATCGAAGCGACGTGGCAGCGCCGGTTCACTGCGTAGATCCCAGGGTCCATCGGCGGAGGCTGCTCCAGGAGCCACCACCGATTTCGAGACATCTGTACGAGACTTGGTGCGCATATCGTTCCGCAAGATCAAGAACAAGTCGGAGTACATCTTCAAGAACTTCAAGGATGTCTTCTGGCGCTTCCTGGAGCTGCACATCATGAAGGCTGTGTATATCGCAGCCTTCGTGTGCAGTGTCAGCGAAGTCTGCGTACTGCACATTATCTTTGTGGGTTTCTGTGTGCTGGGCGCCACCTCGCGGAAGGCCGTCCAGGTGGTGATCAGCCGCCTCATCTCGTTCATTGTCACCGTCATAGTTCTGTCCAAGATGATCTACCAGATCGAGTACCTGAGTCACTCGCAGCACAACGTGGTTTGT TCTGACAACCGGACTGCCAACAATGCGGAGTGGATTGGCCTCACCAAGGCTGACAAGGTAACCGGCGGACTGATGAGCCTGTTGCGCACCTACATCATCTACATGGTTATTGCGACCATGCACGCAGTGATCAGTTTGCGGCAGCTTCAAATGCGCGTCAAGATCGGAGCACTGAATGCTCCACCCACCAAGCTGCTTTTCCCCAATATTATTCGAGCTGATGCTGAGAAGGATCTGGTGGGACTGGTCAAGTATCTCCTCAACTTTGGCTTCTACAAATTCGGCATTGAGATATCGCTAATCGCGCTGGTCTCCACCATCACATATCGTCAGGATATTGTGGCCGTAGTCTATGCTCTGTGGCTGGTGGTGCTTTTGCTTCTGCGGAGATCGCAGTGCGCCAAAATATGGGGCGTTTTTCAGGCATTCTTTGCCATCTCCATACTGACACAGTATATAGTGCTGGTAGGACTGCCGCCGAGCTCATGCCTGG TGTTTCCCTGGGATGAAGGTCCCTTCGGCGAGGGCATACAACGATGGACGATGCTGCCAGGAGCCCTGCACTTCAACCACGTACCCAAACTGATCTTCGACTTCATTGTCTTGGTCATTCTGAACCGACAGAAGAGTATCTTCTGCATCGAACAGCGTTATGCCAGTAACGACGACTATCCGGGTGGCAGCAATCGCAGTGTGATCGCGGATATTGCTCAGCTAGGTCGCGTTCCCTTCGACAATCCCACCCACGACTTTTGCTCTTACATCCGGAACTACTCGGACATCCTCAAGAACGGAGTGCTGTGCGGCTTCTACTGGTTTACTCTGGCAGTTGTTTTCTTGGCCGGCACCAATATTGCGGATCTGCTGGCACTGGGTTATCTGATCGGAGCTTTTATCTTCCTGTGGCAGGGATCGGATTTCTATCTGCGTCCCATACACACCATCATCTTTCGCTGGAAGTGGCTGCTGGCATTCAATGTTGCCAACATACTCATCAAGACGTCCTTCCAAATGGCCGGCTGTTTGTTCATGACCCAACTGACGAAAGACTGCTGCTGGCTGGTGCACATGCTCGGCATCACCTGTACGAGCAATGTGCTTACAGAGCAAATAATGCTGCCCGAGGAGGCTGAACTGGCGCTTAAGCCAGGCGAATGTCCTAAGATCACCCACCAGGTGGTCCTCCTGTGGGACACGATTTGCTTCGCCTTCATCATCTTCCAGCTGCGCATCTTCAAGTCGCACTACTTCTGTCACATCATAACGGACACCAAAGCAAATAACATCCTGGCCTCAAG AGGAGCCGACATCATTGAGAGTCTACGACATAAGCAGATTGCGCATCGCCACGACCATGAAAAGCAGGTGCTACATAAGATCAAGCGAAAGATGGAGCGCATCCGTGCCACGCAGCAGAAGATGCTGCGCCCCTTGGACAAACAAACCCACTTCGACG aaCATGGTTATCCACTTCCTGCACCAACAGTACGCAGAAGgaaggaaattaaattacatcCACATG CTACCCGTGCTGGTGACTACTATATGTTCGAGGAGATGGACGATAAGTTTGAGCTCGACTTGATACACGACGAGATCGACTTCCTCGAGGAGGAAAACATCACCGAGAGCGAGATGAAGATGCAGCGACGCAAGACCCTCTACGAT AAGTCGAAGGATGCACCCCCAGGCGAGTTTCCCTCCACCAGCAAGGGTATTTCCAAGGAGCGCGATGCGGCGACGGCTTCCAGTTCGGCTAGTCCAGCGCCCACTAGGGATGTGGGTGATCTGCCCGTGATTCCACCACCCTCGACTGGCCTGGGACGTGAGCAAACCTCCAAGGAGACCTCCGATAGCAAGTCCAAAATGGAAGTGGACAGCGGAGAGGTGACGGCCAAGGATTCGGATGAGGACTTTGATACCAATCCCATTATCAGACTGCTCGAGGGCTTCTTGGTCACGCTGACCATAAGACTGAACCGCTTCTCGCGCAACTATCGCTTTGTGAATCGCATCCTGGCCGGCGAAAAGAAGACCCTGAAG GAGTCCAGTTCGTTGAACCGCCTGGGGCTGTCCAGTGCCGCTGCCATGTTCCACTTCCTCAAGTCCAATCTCGAGAG CGATGAAAGTGACCCGCCCGCCTCCTCATCCACCCCGCGGCGGGTGGTGATCGCACCTACAAATGCCACCGAGCACTCAGACCCCACCAGCACCACACTGAACACGAACACGACAACCACACCGCTATCACCACCAGAACCACTGCAACCAACTACAACCAGTACAccacagcaacagcatcagcatATTCGCGCTGCCGAAGAAATCATCGAACTCCCTGTAGATACCGTGGATGGAGTCGCCCATAG aAAACAATCAATCAATTCATCGCCGCCAGCCAAGGG CACGATGCTCAGTCGAAAATCGGATTGTGGCCTGCCTGAGATACGTATTAAAGCGCCATCTGTCGAGCGCGGTGCACACTATTACCATAATCACCACAGCGGCGGTGGCTCAGGATCCTTGAGCAAACACTGGTCCTACGAGCAGGTGGACAG CGCGGGCGAATTCAATCTGGAGGAGGAGAACTTCGCCCAGAGAGATCATCATATCATTGTCGAGGTGCTGATCTCCTCGTGGTATGCCCTGTTGGCCAACACGGATCTCATCTGCTACATTGTGGTGTTCATCAATCAG GTGGTCAATGCCAGTCTCATTTCGCTGCCGTTGCCCATTATGGTCTTTTTGTGGGGTACACTGTCTCTGCCGCGTCCCACTAAAACCTTCTGGGTCACTCTGATTGCTTACACCCAGGCCATCGTCCTGATCAAGTGCATCTTCCAGTTTAAGCTGATCTGGTCCAATTACCACCAACTGCCCAATCAGCCGCTGACACCTGCCAAAATATTCGGCGTTGAGAACAAGGCCCACTATGCGATTTATGACCTGATCCTGTTGCTGGTTTTATTCCTGCATCGCTATCTGCTTAAATCACAAGGCCTGTGGAAATCGGGCTACAAGGACACGGACAACCAGTTCACCAAACCCACCGCTAGCAT TGATGAACGCGACGATAGCGACAACCTGTCCCAACCGGACTCCCGCCAGCTAAACGATGATGCTGCTCAGAAGCTGAGTCTTCAAGTGAGCCAGGCTTCTTTGCCAGGATCGCCAGAGTTCAGCAAGACGGGCATCAATCAGCTAGA GCGCACCAAGTACACTTCATCGCTGTACAAATTCTTCTTCAGTTTGGTCCACAAATCCCGTCTAGCCACAGATGTATACGCTCTGATGTTCCTCTGCGATTTTGTGAACTTCTTTGTGCTACTTTTCGGCTTCACGGCATTTGGA ACTCAGCAAACGGAAAGTGATGAAGGTGTACAGACATATCTTGCGGAAAACAAAGTGCCCATACCATTCCTGATTATGCTACTGGTTCAGTTCCTGCTCATCGTCATTGATCGCGCTTTGTATCTGCGCAAAGCCCTGGTGAACAAGATCATCTTCCACTTCTTTTCGGTTATCGGAATACACATCTGGATGTTCTTCGTTGTGCCTGCAGTTACGGAGCGCACATTCAACTCCCTCGCACCTCCAATAATATTCTACGTTATCAAGTGCTTTTACATGCTGCTCAGCTCTTATCAAATCAAATCCGGATACCCCAAGCGCATTCTGGGCAACTTCTTCACCAAGGGATTCTCGATGGTCAATATGATTGCCTTTAAGGTGTACATGCAGATTCCATTCCTGTACGAACTGCGAACCATATTAGATTGGGTGTGCATTGACAGCACCATGACCATTTTCGACTGGCTGAAGATGGAGGACATTTTCTCGAATATATATCTTATACGCTGCACCCGGCAGTCAGAGACTGATTTTCCGGCCATGAGAGCTCAGAAGAAGGCTTCACTTTCCAAGCTAATAATGGGTGGCACCGTCGTCCTGCTGATAGTGATTTGCATTTGGGGACCACTGTGTCTGTTTGCTCTTGGCAACGCGGTGGGCACCTCGAATGTACCCTTCCATGTGTCGCTATCTATACGAATTGGACCCTATGATCCTATCTATACAACGAACAACTACGACAGTATCTTCGAGATCAATCCTGAGATGTACTCTCAGATGACTAACGCATACATAAAGGAGAAACAGGCTTTGACGTTTATTGCCGGCTATGATGCAACGGATGTAGCTGCGGTTAGACTAGCTGGCAATTCACCATCTCTATGGAACATAGCACCGCCGGATAGGCAGCGACTACTAAATGATTTAAGAAACA ATCACACACTGAAAGCCCGGTTTTCCTATTCCCTCACCCGAAAGGCTCCTGCGAAGGGGCTAAAGGAAAATGTGGGCGACGAGCATGCCATATCGCTGGACGAGTCTTTTGAGGGACGAGCAGCACTCATTCATATGCTAAGCGAAACCCACGATGTGGAGCCAATTCACAGCAATGGCACCACAAATGGTACCACTCCGGAAGTTGAAGAAGTGGTGGTGATACCCGGTATGATACCCAAGTTTATCAAGGTTCTCAATTCGGGCGACGCTGCGGTGGTAAGTGTTTTGAGCCCAAAACACTACGACTACCGACCGTTGGTTATCAAAATGCATCGAGATAACGAGACCAATGGGTTATGGTGGGAGATTCGGGACTATTGCAACGACACCTTTTACAACGAAACTCTATCGAAGTTTGCATACAACAACTGCACTTCGGGAATTGTGATGTACACGTTCAACGATAAAAAGTTCCCATCCACATTCAGCTTCCTCACAGCGGGAGG CATAATTGGTCTGTACACCACCTTTGTGTTATTGGCCTCGCGCTTTATGAAGTCCTTCATTGGCGGGCAAAACAGAAAGATCATGTTTGAGGATCTGCCCTATGTTGATAGAGTGCTGCAGCTCTGTCTGGACATTTATCTG GTTCGGGAGGCATTGGAATTCGCTTTGGAAGAGGACCTGTTTGCCAAATTACTCTTCCTATACCGATCGCCCGAAACGCTTATCAAGTGGACCCGTCCCAAGGAGGAGTATGTGGACGATGATGGCGACACCGACTCGATTCCCAGTCGGATGAGCGTGCGCCGGCCGGAGCAACTGCAGCCACAGCAACCGCAATAA